From a region of the Armatimonadota bacterium genome:
- a CDS encoding S8 family serine peptidase, with amino-acid sequence MRLRVILGFVVVALVASACGSAGVLNPTAQEAAGGAAQTSQATPRAGEYLVMFRTPNTLPAGAEQMIQRAGGAVERLLPQIGVAIARSDRSDFAEALRRESTVQRVAQDLEVQWIPSRIETWVAEERPGQSSVTHPTGAFFFPQQWNLRAIQAPEAWAAGHLGSPGVAVAVLDTGIDYTHLDLAGRVDLNRSKSFVPTDPVPAGAHEVADLHFHGTHVAGIIACNAVGTACVAPNATLIGVKVLNLEGRGTFAAVISGIVHAADVGADVINMSLGARFPRSCVFEDEEGNRVNEQPACATLIAALNRATNYAHSKGVLVISSAGNSATNADRNRDIIIVPAQSSNVVGVSATGPVNQENFDAMAFYTDYGFSLVDVAAPGGGGTPPPISNVLDAVISPCSSFSLLPGLALCRTSPPRYVRARGTSMAAPHAAGVAALIDSLAGGGMNGAQLRSRLQQSADDLGRVGRDEFYGMGRVNAFRATQ; translated from the coding sequence ATGCGTCTTAGAGTGATCTTGGGATTCGTAGTCGTCGCTTTGGTGGCAAGCGCATGTGGGAGCGCTGGCGTATTGAACCCGACTGCCCAGGAGGCGGCCGGCGGGGCTGCGCAGACTTCTCAGGCGACCCCAAGGGCGGGGGAGTATCTGGTGATGTTTCGCACACCCAACACGTTGCCTGCCGGAGCGGAGCAGATGATCCAGCGGGCCGGAGGTGCGGTGGAGCGTCTGCTGCCGCAGATCGGGGTGGCGATCGCTCGATCGGATCGTTCGGACTTCGCGGAGGCGTTGCGCCGGGAGAGCACGGTACAACGCGTCGCGCAGGACCTCGAGGTGCAGTGGATCCCAAGCCGGATTGAAACGTGGGTCGCGGAAGAAAGACCCGGACAGAGCAGCGTCACACACCCGACCGGCGCCTTCTTCTTTCCCCAGCAGTGGAACCTGCGGGCCATCCAGGCGCCCGAGGCATGGGCGGCCGGGCATCTGGGCAGTCCCGGTGTCGCGGTTGCCGTACTGGACACAGGAATCGACTACACGCATCTCGATCTCGCGGGCAGGGTCGACCTCAACCGGAGCAAGTCCTTCGTTCCCACCGACCCGGTACCGGCTGGCGCACACGAAGTCGCCGACCTGCACTTCCACGGCACGCACGTAGCGGGCATCATCGCCTGCAACGCGGTCGGCACTGCCTGTGTGGCACCGAACGCCACCCTCATCGGAGTGAAGGTCCTCAACCTTGAGGGGCGTGGGACGTTCGCGGCGGTCATCAGCGGGATCGTGCACGCCGCTGATGTCGGCGCCGATGTCATCAACATGAGCCTCGGGGCGCGGTTCCCGCGGAGCTGTGTGTTCGAGGACGAGGAGGGCAATCGCGTCAACGAGCAGCCCGCGTGCGCGACGCTTATCGCGGCACTGAACCGTGCGACGAACTATGCGCACAGCAAGGGCGTGCTGGTCATCAGCTCGGCCGGCAACAGCGCGACGAATGCCGACCGCAACCGCGACATCATCATCGTTCCGGCCCAGAGTTCCAACGTCGTGGGGGTTTCGGCGACGGGCCCGGTCAACCAGGAGAATTTCGACGCGATGGCCTTCTACACGGACTACGGCTTCTCGCTGGTCGACGTCGCGGCCCCCGGTGGCGGCGGCACGCCGCCCCCGATCTCGAACGTGCTCGATGCCGTGATCTCGCCTTGCAGCTCCTTCAGCCTACTCCCGGGACTTGCCCTGTGCCGGACATCGCCGCCGCGATACGTGCGTGCCCGCGGGACGAGCATGGCTGCGCCGCACGCGGCCGGTGTGGCCGCGCTGATCGACTCCCTTGCCGGTGGGGGCATGAACGGAGCGCAGCTCCGGTCGAGGCTGCAGCAGTCGGCGGACGATCTGGGTCGGGTCGGCCGGGACGAGTTCTACGGCATGGGCCGGGTGAACGCGTTTCGTGCAACGCAGTAG